A single genomic interval of Syntrophorhabdales bacterium harbors:
- a CDS encoding tripartite tricarboxylate transporter substrate binding protein — MKTLWVLLLIVSISFFLGQAASAEEKFPSRPIRMVITHAAGGSVDLPGRAMAQYMQKYLKVPVQCENMLGGGGRKAMEYVFAAKPDGYTIVTSAFPSRLIGELVYKSKYKMKEYVHLGSWVGGDYRTVFVAKDSAFKDFKQVFDESKKRKINVGGGGGLGSTSQLQIVYLKELVKLNLNFVPFDSDAEVAAAVLGKHVDIGTGPLSGAIRNHKSGEIRILAVHAPKRIKEIPEVPTMKELGFDGVIIPYGVGAWAPPHTPNDRAKILADAIMASCKDPEFIKWAEKTSTMLDPMGPEEFYKVTLEDYRSIEKVLPLLMKEK, encoded by the coding sequence ATGAAAACATTGTGGGTTCTTCTACTGATTGTCTCGATTTCTTTCTTTCTCGGCCAGGCCGCTTCCGCCGAGGAGAAATTCCCCAGCAGGCCTATCAGAATGGTTATCACCCACGCAGCCGGCGGAAGCGTGGATCTCCCGGGAAGGGCGATGGCGCAATACATGCAGAAATATCTCAAAGTCCCCGTACAGTGCGAGAACATGCTGGGAGGAGGAGGTCGCAAAGCGATGGAGTATGTCTTCGCTGCAAAACCCGACGGATATACGATCGTCACCAGTGCGTTTCCCTCGCGGCTTATAGGAGAACTCGTCTATAAGTCCAAGTACAAGATGAAAGAATATGTCCATCTGGGAAGCTGGGTCGGAGGGGACTACCGTACGGTGTTTGTTGCTAAAGACTCAGCGTTCAAGGATTTCAAACAGGTGTTCGATGAATCGAAAAAAAGAAAGATCAATGTGGGAGGCGGTGGGGGCCTTGGGTCGACGTCCCAACTTCAGATCGTGTATCTGAAGGAACTTGTCAAATTGAACCTTAATTTTGTGCCTTTCGACAGTGATGCGGAAGTGGCGGCTGCTGTCCTGGGAAAACATGTGGATATAGGCACCGGTCCCCTTTCTGGTGCGATACGCAATCATAAATCGGGCGAGATACGGATTCTCGCTGTCCATGCGCCCAAACGTATCAAGGAGATTCCCGAGGTCCCGACCATGAAAGAACTGGGGTTCGACGGGGTGATTATCCCCTACGGCGTTGGAGCCTGGGCGCCACCCCACACGCCGAACGACAGAGCGAAGATCCTCGCGGATGCTATCATGGCATCCTGCAAAGATCCGGAATTCATCAAATGGGCCGAGAAGACCTCAACAATGCTCGATCCGATGGGCCCGGAAGAGTTTTATAAGGTTACCCTGGAGGATTACAGGAGCATCGAGAAGGTGCTACCTCTCCTGATGAAGGAGAAATAG
- a CDS encoding tripartite tricarboxylate transporter permease yields MVPFDIILQGIAATFTVQNLLLLLLGLIVGVVVGILPGIGPAAGMVLVLPFSVGLQATSALVLMSGVYFASSYGGSVAAILVNTPGESASAATLLDGYPMTQRGRGAEALGISATAACLGTVFGVLVLAFTAPLLASLALRFGPAENCLLALFALSVISAIVKRNPVKGLISACIGLVLATVGSDEVSNSIRFTFGLRALEDGIPFVQTMIGLFAISQVLTLSEQNQAISSVELAGSGFLTGFKTTFKHPFTLLRSFMIGLWIGALPAAGRSTASFMAYAEEMRVAKDKSQFGKGNPVGVIASEMGNNACAMGDLIPTLSLGIPGSVGAAVFLGIMIIFGVIPGHKVFVEQGTTIYGLFTAFFIESLLVLVLGLTYAKYFAKIALVRNDLIVPIILVFSLLGSYAIQNSFFDILITAVFGGLGYFMNKHGYSPIPLVLALVLGPMLEKNFQRALIMSDGSYSIFFHSGISLVLVALTFFSLLYPYLSPLMKARRMRSR; encoded by the coding sequence ATGGTGCCTTTTGATATCATCCTCCAGGGGATAGCCGCAACCTTCACGGTTCAGAATCTCTTGCTACTCCTGTTGGGTTTGATCGTGGGAGTGGTGGTCGGGATTTTACCGGGAATAGGGCCTGCCGCGGGCATGGTGCTTGTTCTGCCTTTCAGCGTGGGCCTGCAGGCAACCAGTGCCCTGGTCCTCATGAGCGGTGTCTATTTCGCCTCGAGTTACGGCGGTTCAGTCGCGGCCATCCTTGTTAACACTCCCGGTGAATCGGCAAGCGCCGCAACACTCCTCGATGGGTATCCGATGACACAACGGGGGCGAGGCGCAGAGGCGCTTGGTATCTCCGCGACGGCCGCCTGCCTGGGTACTGTCTTTGGAGTTCTGGTCCTGGCTTTTACGGCTCCACTGCTCGCCTCTCTCGCGCTGCGCTTCGGTCCGGCAGAGAATTGCTTACTCGCGCTTTTTGCCCTTTCTGTGATTTCCGCAATCGTCAAACGAAATCCCGTCAAAGGCCTGATCTCCGCGTGCATCGGGCTCGTTCTCGCAACAGTCGGATCAGATGAGGTCAGCAATAGCATCCGTTTCACTTTCGGACTGCGGGCCCTTGAGGATGGAATACCTTTTGTGCAGACTATGATCGGCCTCTTCGCCATTTCTCAGGTCCTCACGTTGTCCGAGCAGAATCAGGCTATCAGCAGCGTGGAACTCGCCGGATCCGGATTCCTCACAGGTTTCAAGACGACGTTCAAACATCCCTTCACACTCCTCAGGTCGTTTATGATAGGGTTATGGATAGGAGCGCTTCCCGCGGCAGGAAGGAGCACGGCGTCCTTTATGGCCTATGCAGAAGAGATGAGGGTTGCCAAGGACAAATCACAATTCGGAAAAGGAAATCCTGTCGGGGTCATCGCGAGCGAGATGGGTAATAACGCATGCGCCATGGGAGACCTCATTCCCACTCTTAGCCTGGGCATACCCGGAAGCGTTGGCGCTGCAGTCTTTCTCGGGATTATGATCATCTTCGGCGTCATTCCGGGGCACAAGGTCTTCGTCGAACAAGGAACAACTATCTACGGCCTTTTTACCGCGTTCTTTATCGAAAGCCTTCTGGTATTGGTTTTAGGACTGACCTATGCGAAGTATTTTGCCAAGATTGCTCTTGTCCGGAATGATCTGATCGTTCCCATCATCCTGGTCTTTTCGCTGCTCGGAAGCTACGCGATCCAGAACTCCTTTTTTGATATCTTGATTACCGCAGTTTTCGGTGGCCTTGGCTATTTCATGAATAAGCACGGGTATTCGCCCATTCCCCTCGTTCTCGCGCTGGTTCTGGGACCCATGCTGGAGAAGAATTTTCAGAGGGCCCTCATCATGAGCGATGGATCCTATTCGATCTTCTTTCACTCGGGAATCAGCCTTGTTCTGGTGGCACTGACCTTTTTTTCTTTGCTCTATCCTTATCTTTCGCCTCTCATGAAAGCGCGGAGGATGCGAAGCCGTTGA
- a CDS encoding sigma 54-interacting transcriptional regulator gives MEENDFFREFTLRICGSFDLKEALWRCLLYVRSALPADELILTVFDPAFGFLEVVTTADEKGGVDRGDKITMGTDMRKQLEHVEQYPRVRISNDALQDPIMERLALQYRWSDSSLIVGRLVIQHNFVGSLIVRANGKDRYTEGHARLWSLVNEPTAIALANSRKYYELLKMKDLLADDNRYLQNELRRGLGDTIVGADFGLRQVFEQVVKVAPLTSPVLLTGETGTGKEVIANAIHSLSLRNSGPLITVNCGAIPESLVDSELFGHEKGSFTGALTERRGRFERAHRGTIFLDEVGELPPQAQVRLLRVLQEKEIERVGGTNPIKVDIRIISATHRSLEKLVAEGSFRDDLYYRLGVFPIHIPPLRERKADIPALVEHFIEKKRREMGLRMAPTLSPGAIDRLMQYAWPGNVREVANVVERALIQSDGKPLTFTDLIPSQTTAEPGRSEQSSSLRLEEMEALHIRRVLEMTHGRIEGKNGAALLLGVNPSTLRARMRRLHIPFGRKKNS, from the coding sequence ATGGAGGAGAATGACTTTTTTCGGGAATTTACGCTACGGATATGCGGCAGCTTCGATTTGAAGGAGGCTTTGTGGCGTTGTCTTCTGTATGTCCGTTCTGCTCTGCCTGCCGATGAACTGATACTTACTGTTTTCGACCCGGCATTCGGCTTTCTGGAGGTCGTGACAACCGCTGATGAGAAGGGAGGAGTTGACAGAGGAGACAAAATAACCATGGGAACAGATATGCGCAAACAGCTAGAACATGTTGAGCAGTATCCCCGCGTGCGAATATCTAATGATGCTTTGCAGGATCCGATAATGGAAAGGCTGGCTCTTCAGTACCGCTGGTCTGACTCTTCACTGATTGTCGGAAGACTGGTGATCCAGCACAATTTCGTCGGTTCCCTGATCGTTCGCGCAAACGGAAAAGACAGGTACACTGAAGGGCACGCGAGACTCTGGTCGCTCGTGAATGAACCAACAGCCATCGCGCTGGCGAACAGCAGAAAATATTACGAGCTCCTGAAAATGAAGGACCTTCTCGCTGATGACAACCGGTATCTACAAAACGAACTGAGGAGAGGCCTGGGAGACACCATAGTGGGCGCCGACTTCGGCCTGCGACAGGTGTTTGAGCAGGTAGTCAAGGTCGCGCCCCTCACAAGCCCGGTGCTGCTCACCGGTGAGACGGGGACGGGTAAAGAGGTCATCGCAAACGCCATTCATAGTTTATCCCTCAGAAACAGCGGTCCCTTGATCACTGTCAACTGTGGCGCGATTCCGGAATCCTTGGTCGACAGCGAACTCTTCGGTCATGAGAAGGGCTCCTTCACCGGAGCTTTGACAGAGAGGAGGGGCAGGTTTGAGAGGGCCCATAGGGGTACAATTTTTCTCGACGAGGTGGGCGAACTCCCTCCGCAGGCGCAGGTAAGACTTCTGCGTGTACTTCAGGAAAAAGAGATTGAAAGAGTGGGCGGCACGAATCCCATAAAGGTTGACATACGGATAATATCAGCCACTCACAGGAGTCTCGAAAAGCTCGTGGCAGAGGGAAGCTTCAGGGATGACCTTTACTATCGCCTCGGCGTCTTCCCTATTCATATACCGCCGCTGCGGGAGCGAAAAGCAGATATCCCTGCCCTGGTCGAACATTTTATCGAAAAGAAGAGACGTGAGATGGGCCTTCGCATGGCTCCAACGTTGAGCCCGGGAGCTATAGATCGGCTCATGCAGTATGCGTGGCCCGGCAACGTCAGAGAAGTCGCCAATGTTGTCGAGAGGGCGCTCATCCAGTCGGATGGCAAACCCCTTACGTTCACGGACCTGATCCCTTCCCAAACAACGGCTGAGCCTGGAAGGTCCGAACAATCATCGAGCCTGAGACTCGAGGAGATGGAAGCGTTGCACATCAGGCGAGTGCTGGAAATGACTCACGGAAGGATAGAAGGCAAGAATGGAGCCGCGCTGCTTCTCGGAGTAAATCCCAGCACGCTACGGGCCAGAATGAGAAGGCTACACATTCCATTCGGCAGAAAAAAGAATTCGTAA
- a CDS encoding class II aldolase/adducin family protein: protein MSSQVDEIKQKIVDGMKILLRDELMELNTGHLSVKVPGENLICMPGHLHDQARTLDTLTFDDIITIDMEGNKVEGELGAVGERFIHTKIYAARPDVASVIHCHPQMATCFSIAGVKILPVYHRAAIFHPAVPIWDYPGQIDRPELGQELAEALGGSPALLVRGHGAVTVGESPEACVAICAILERTAKMQYIASTLGTPRPIEAMYLDGNHIKGQTHKNWVKNIWGYLSHTYLDSK, encoded by the coding sequence ATGAGCAGCCAGGTGGATGAGATCAAACAGAAGATCGTGGATGGCATGAAGATCCTTCTTCGCGATGAGCTCATGGAGCTCAATACGGGCCACTTGAGCGTCAAGGTGCCGGGTGAAAACCTGATTTGCATGCCCGGGCATCTGCACGACCAGGCCCGAACCCTGGACACCCTAACCTTTGACGACATCATCACCATCGACATGGAAGGCAACAAGGTGGAGGGTGAGCTTGGGGCCGTAGGCGAGCGGTTCATCCACACAAAGATCTATGCTGCCCGGCCGGACGTTGCATCGGTGATCCACTGCCATCCCCAAATGGCCACCTGCTTCAGCATTGCCGGTGTGAAGATTCTTCCTGTCTATCACAGGGCAGCTATATTTCATCCCGCCGTGCCCATCTGGGATTACCCCGGGCAGATCGACAGGCCGGAACTGGGGCAGGAACTGGCGGAAGCCCTCGGGGGCAGCCCAGCGCTTCTGGTGAGAGGACATGGAGCAGTGACTGTGGGAGAATCTCCGGAGGCGTGCGTCGCCATTTGCGCCATCCTCGAGAGAACCGCTAAGATGCAGTACATCGCCTCGACCCTGGGGACACCGAGACCGATCGAAGCAATGTATCTGGATGGCAACCACATCAAGGGGCAGACCCACAAGAACTGGGTCAAGAATATATGGGGTTACCTGAGCCACACGTATCTGGATTCAAAGTAG
- a CDS encoding tripartite tricarboxylate transporter TctB family protein encodes MPIPKKCKEPVFLFNGFLLAAFVLMYHQTGRFSERAQKFPKFVLGIGILTLTFWMVSYIIFPAILRFTEQQAEKEDERTENRARYYWSWFCIAVSILTGYLFGFVFVVPAAFLSYGLILGERGKWLSLMIVMLAMTFGFYIVFYRILHIPVLRGVILNVE; translated from the coding sequence GTGCCGATTCCAAAAAAATGTAAAGAGCCGGTCTTTCTCTTCAACGGGTTCCTCCTGGCAGCGTTCGTTCTTATGTATCACCAGACCGGCCGCTTTTCTGAAAGGGCGCAGAAATTCCCCAAATTCGTCCTTGGAATAGGCATTCTTACCCTTACGTTCTGGATGGTGTCCTATATCATATTCCCCGCCATCCTCAGATTCACGGAACAACAGGCGGAGAAGGAAGACGAAAGAACCGAAAATCGTGCTCGGTATTACTGGTCATGGTTCTGCATAGCCGTCTCCATCCTGACAGGCTATCTCTTTGGATTTGTCTTCGTCGTTCCCGCGGCCTTCCTCAGCTATGGTCTCATCCTCGGCGAGAGAGGCAAATGGCTTTCCTTGATGATCGTCATGCTGGCCATGACGTTCGGCTTTTATATCGTCTTCTATCGGATACTGCATATTCCGGTGCTGAGGGGCGTGATTCTGAATGTCGAGTGA
- a CDS encoding rubrerythrin family protein, producing the protein MKTLKGTQTEKNLLLAYTGECLNRNLYTFLASQAQEEGYEQIAAIFSETADHEREHARQLLKIIQTSDIELPSMVYPLKGIGDTLSNLETAVAGEHYEQTIMYPDFAKAADEEGFSEIAQLLRHIAIVEAMHEGRYRALLDNVKEGRVFKKGTVVKWKCRVCGYVKEDREPPDKCPVCGYGRTHFELFAENY; encoded by the coding sequence TTGAAAACATTAAAGGGGACTCAAACCGAAAAGAATCTTCTCCTTGCGTATACGGGCGAGTGTCTTAACAGGAATCTGTATACCTTTCTTGCCTCGCAGGCACAGGAGGAAGGGTACGAACAGATCGCCGCAATTTTCTCGGAGACTGCAGACCATGAACGGGAACACGCGAGGCAGCTGCTGAAGATTATTCAGACGAGCGATATAGAACTTCCTTCCATGGTTTACCCCCTGAAAGGGATCGGTGATACCCTTTCGAACCTGGAAACCGCAGTCGCAGGTGAGCATTATGAGCAGACCATCATGTACCCTGATTTCGCAAAAGCGGCCGATGAAGAAGGCTTTTCAGAGATCGCCCAACTGCTCAGGCATATCGCCATTGTTGAAGCCATGCATGAGGGACGGTATCGTGCGCTGCTCGACAATGTGAAGGAGGGCAGGGTTTTCAAAAAGGGCACGGTTGTGAAATGGAAGTGTCGTGTATGCGGCTACGTGAAAGAAGATAGGGAGCCTCCGGACAAATGTCCTGTATGCGGCTATGGCCGTACCCATTTCGAGTTGTTTGCGGAGAACTACTAG